From a single Lactococcus allomyrinae genomic region:
- the cbpB gene encoding cyclic-di-AMP-binding protein CbpB gives MIDKNIEEFILSRSDTFIVPAKNVAVLYAEHNIAHAKLLLSQYKYSRVPVLNNQKEYVGVLGLTEIVEFEMEHDFFYEKSQNTTISEIVNKEVPTLRPSATLEEIMNKLIKEPFLPVVKGQEFIGIIVRQEILKAFNAFSHDFTKYYEITKRN, from the coding sequence GTGATTGATAAAAATATAGAAGAGTTTATTTTAAGTAGAAGTGACACCTTCATTGTGCCCGCAAAAAATGTTGCAGTTCTGTACGCAGAGCATAATATTGCACACGCGAAACTGTTACTCAGTCAATATAAGTATTCACGGGTTCCAGTATTGAACAATCAGAAAGAATATGTAGGCGTGCTTGGCTTAACAGAAATAGTTGAGTTTGAAATGGAACATGATTTCTTTTATGAAAAATCACAAAACACAACAATCTCAGAGATTGTAAATAAAGAAGTGCCAACTTTAAGACCTTCAGCTACTCTTGAAGAAATTATGAATAAACTCATTAAAGAGCCTTTTTTGCCTGTTGTTAAAGGACAAGAATTTATTGGAATTATTGTTCGACAAGAAATATTGAAAGCATTCAATGCTTTTTCTCATGACTTTACAAAATATTATGAAATTACCAAACGAAATTGA
- a CDS encoding metallophosphoesterase, with amino-acid sequence MFVVMSDSHYDREVIKSIKEKYQNTASHIFHCGDSELPSSDEIWKGITVVAGNCDYDDGYPEYVLKEVEGKNVLITHGHLFYVGLGLEHYSYFAEEKEADIALFGHIHRPVVQKINHTVYVNPGSVAQPRGEYDIKMYAVIEIEEEQYNISYHNLQHEPIPELQFKL; translated from the coding sequence ATGTTTGTAGTAATGTCAGATTCACATTATGATCGTGAGGTCATAAAATCAATTAAAGAGAAGTATCAAAATACTGCAAGTCACATTTTTCACTGTGGAGATTCAGAACTTCCCAGTTCAGATGAAATTTGGAAAGGGATTACAGTGGTTGCTGGCAACTGTGATTATGATGATGGATATCCTGAGTATGTTCTCAAAGAAGTTGAAGGAAAAAACGTGTTGATTACTCACGGTCATTTATTTTATGTTGGCTTGGGATTGGAACATTACTCATACTTTGCTGAGGAAAAAGAAGCAGATATTGCTTTATTTGGACATATTCATAGACCCGTTGTTCAAAAAATCAATCATACTGTTTATGTGAATCCAGGTTCTGTTGCACAACCAAGAGGAGAATATGACATTAAAATGTATGCTGTGATTGAAATTGAGGAAGAACAATATAATATCTCTTATCATAATCTTCAGCATGAACCAATCCCAGAATTACAGTTTAAACTATAA